A region of the Geomonas subterranea genome:
CGAAGTGAGGGGCCTATGAGGAAAACCTGCCAGATGGTGGAGAAGGCATTGGTTGACGGGATGTTGAGTGGGGAGTTCAAGCCGGGAAGGCCGCTGCTGAGCGAGCGGGACCTGGCCGCTCGTTTCGAGGTCAGCAGGGCAACGGTGCGGGAGGCGCTGCAAAAGCTGCAGGACGCGGGATGGATATCGGTGCAGCAGCGGCATTGCACCATCGTGAAGGACTTCTGGTCGCAGGGGGACCTGGAAATTCTCTCCTCGATCACCCGCAACAGCGAGCCTTTCCCCTACGACCTCGCCACGCATCTGCTCGAGCTGAGGGTTCAGTTCGCTCCTGATTACGCCCGCAGGGCGGTCGAGAACGACGCGGCCGGGTTGGCTGCGGTGCTGCGCAAAGCGGAAAAGCTGCGCAACTGCTCGTCCGCACTGGTGAAGTTCGATTGGGAACTGCATCTGGCCATGGCGGTGATGTCGGGCAACCGCATCTACCCCCTGATGCTGAACAGCTTTGCCGGCGTCTATTCCAAACTCAGGTCGGCGCTTTTTTCCAAGGACAAACACCGGCTGCAACTGCGTGACTACTACCGTGAGCTACTGGCGGCCGCCAACGCGGGCAACTCCCTGCTGGCGGAAAACATCACCCGGGGGGCCATGATGTTGAGGCTGAGCGATTTCAAGCTGTACTTCGGATCGCTCGCCCAGGATTGTCCCGCCCCGGCCTAGCGCCCCCTCCCGCTCAGCTGCCAAGGGTGAAGTAGAAGGTGGCGCCCTCGTTCACCTCCGCCTCCGCCCAGATCCTCCCGCAGTGACGGTTGATGATCCTCTGCACGATGGCAAGTCCTATGCCCATGCCGGGGAACTCCTCTTCGCGGTGCATGCGCTGGAACGGCCCGAAAAGGCGGTCGGCGAAGCGCATGTCGAATCCGGCGCCATTGTCCCGTACGAAATAGACCACCTCATCCCCGTCTTTTCTGCTCCCGAGCTCTATGGTGGCGGACTCCTTCCGGGCGGTGAATTTCCAGGCGTTCTCCAAAAGATGCTCCAGGGCGGTCCGCAACAGCACCGCGTCCCCGTGCGCGGGGAGCCGCTCAGGGATGCTGAAGGTCACCTTTCTGCCCGGGTCCGCTTCCCTGATGCAGGCGGCGTAGCTGTTGGCCATCTGGCTTAGATCGAGGTTCAACAGGGTCATGTCCTGGCGCCCGATGCGCGACAAAGCGAGCAGCGCGTCAACGAGTGCCTCCATCTTGCGCCCCGCACGTACGATGCAGTCCAGGTAGCTGTGGGCGGTCGGTTCCAGCCCTTCACCGTAATCCTCAAGCAGGGCGTTGCTGAAACCGATCAGGTGCCGCAGCGGTGCGCGCAGGTCGTGGGAAACGGAGTAGCTGAAGGTTTCCAGTTCCCTGCCCAGGTTGTCCGCGCTGGCCTTTTGCCTGGCCAACTCCTCGTTCAACCGGCCCAGTTCCCGCTGCGCATCGGCGAGCCTTCTTTCACAGTCGCCGCCGAGTTCTTCCGGCTGGCCGCCACCCTCCTGCTGCCCGGACCGTGAGCCGTTGCGCTTCGCTCCATCGCTGCCACCACCGCTGCCGGAACTGTTGCGGGTGCCTGCCTTGCGTCCTTTATTGCTGATAGGCACTTCCATTGGCACCTCCCGCTGCTACTGTCACAACCCCGCTTAGAACTCTCTTAAAGAGCAATTCTGCCACAAGATGTACCGTTACACCACTTATAAAGTGAACTTTTCTACTCACAGCGCCGCTTGCCGTGAGCTCATTCGTCCCTCTGTGATTCACAGCAATGGTCCGGCAAAGGAACGGGCCGGTTCCACAGATCTCTCAGCGGGGAACCGGCCCGACTCGGCGCTCTTTTCTCAGGACTTAAAAGGGGTACTTCTCAGCTTCGATCACCGCCTGTGCCAGGATGCGCTTGTCCTGGAGCAGTCCAACCGCGTTATAGCGCGTGAAGCGCCGGACGGCACCTAGCAGGACCGCGAGGGTGTCCCCTTCCTCGCAGTAGAAGGCCGCCTTGCGCGCCGCGCTGGCGGTCTTCTCGTTGGCGGTAAAGCAGAAGCTCCTGACCGCGGCCGATACCGCCTCGCGCTTCGTTTCGCTCAGGCGTGGCAGGATCTTCTCGGCGCGCAGCACGGCGCTTTCCATGGCGAACAGGTTGATCACTACGTCCGCGAGCGCCATGAGTATCTCCTGCTCGTCCTTGATGCGGGCCTGGTACTTCTGCGCCGCCGATCCCGCCACCACCAGGAACAGTTGCTTGAGGCCGGAGAGCAAGGCCTTCTCCGCGGCGAAGGGAACGGTGTCGTCGGGCTCGTCGAAGGATGGCGTGGTGAGCGCGTCGAGCGCCTTCATCGCCTCGCGCTGCAGCGGGATCTCCCCCTTCAGTGCACGGGTAAGCAGGGTGCCCGGGATGAGCAGCCGGTTGATCTCGTTGGTCCCCTCGAAGATGCGGTTGATGCGCTCGTCGCGGTAATAGCGTTCGGCGGGGTACTCCTGGATGAAGCCATAGCCACCGTGGATCTGCACCACCTGGTCCGCCACGAAGGCGAGCATCTCCGAGCAGAAGACCTTCGCGATGGCGCACTCCATGGCGTATTCCTCGATCCCTTTCTGGTAGGCATCGTAGTAGTTCGCGGTCTCCTTGGGGATGGTGGCGAGACGGTCGTCGATGAGACCGGCCAGGCGGTAGACCAGCGCTTCCGAGGCGAAGATGTCGGCCGCCATGTCGGCCAGCTTCTCCTGGATGGCGCCGAAGGAGGCGATGGGACGTCCGAACTGCTTTCTCAGCACCGCGTATTTCACCCCGTCGGCTAGCGCGAACTTGGCTGAACCGGTGACCGCAGCCCCGAGCTTGAAGCGCCCGATGTTGAGGACGTTGAAAGCGATCTTATGCCCCTTGCCGATTTCGCCGAGGACGTTCGCGGCGGGGACCTTGACGTTGTCCAGGATGACCTGGGTCGTGGAGGAACCCTTGATCCCCATCTTCTTCTCCTCAGGCCCCACGCTCACCCCTTCCATGGTCCGCTCCACCAGGAAGGCGGTGAAATGCTCCTTGTCCACCTTGGCGAAGACGGTGTAGAGGTCGGCTATGGAGCCGTTGGTGGTGAACTGCTTGGTGCCGTTGAGGATGTAGTGGCTCCCGTCCGCCGAAAGCATCGCGCTCGCCTTGGCGCCCAGGGCGTCGCTCCCCGAATCGGGCTCGGTGAGGCAGTAAGCCGCGATCCACTCGCCGCTGGTCAGCTTATTGAGGTAGCGCGACTTCTGGTCCTCGGTGCCGTAGTAGACCAGGGGGAGCGTGCCGATGCCGCTGTGGGCGGAGTAGGCTACGGAAAAGGAGCCCGAGCCGGAGATCTTCTCGGCCGCAAGCATGCTGGTCGCCTTGTCCAGTTCGAGGCCGCCGTACTCCTCGGGCACGTCTATCATCAGGAGTCCCAGTTCGCCGCAGCGCCTGAGCAACTGCACTACCTTTTCGAAGTTCTGGTGCTCGATCTCTTCCCGCGCCGGGATCACCTCGTTGGCCACGAACTGCTCGGTGGTGGCCCCGATCTGGCGCTGTTCGTCCGTGAAATCCTCCGGGACGAAGATCTCGTCCTTACCGGTCTCAGTTATGAGGAATTCCGCTCCCTTGAATATCCTTGCTGCCATGACACACCTCTCGTTAGTAGTGGAGCTCGGCCGGACTCAGCTCAGCTCGAAGACGCCTGCGGCACCCATGCCGCCGCCGATGCACATGGTGACCATGCCGTAGCGCGACCCGCGCCGCCGCATTTCGTGCAGCAGCGTCGCGGTGAGCTTGGTGCCGGTGCATCCCAGCGGGTGCCCGAGCGCGATAGCGCCGCCGTGGACGTTGACCCGCGCCGGGTCGAGCCCAAGCTCACCCATGCAGGCAAGCGCCTGAACGGCGAATGCCTCGTTGAGTTCGATCAGGTCGAGCCGGTCCTGGGTGAGCCCGGCCATCTTCAGTGCCGCCGGAACGGCTTCGACGGGGCCGATCCCCATGATTTCCGGGGGGACGCCCCTGACTGCGAAGCAGACGAACCGGGCCAACGGTTTCATCCCGGTCCGCTTCAGGAAATCCTCGGAGACCACGAGCGCCGCGGCCGCGCCGTCGGTCATCTGGGACGAATTCCCTGCGGTCACGGTGCCGTCTGCCTTGAACGCGGGCTTAAGCTTCGCCAGGGCCTCCATTGTGGTGTCGCCCCTCACCCCGTCGTCGGCATCGATCTTCTCCTCGCGGCACTGCAGCTTCCCCCGGTTCAGCGAGCAGAACTGGGCCGGCACCGCGACGGTCTCCTCGGCGAAGGTCCCCTCGGTTATGGCACGTGCCGCCTTCTGGTGACTGGCCAGGGCAAAGGAGTCCTGGTCCTCTCGGGAAATGCGGTACCTGTCCACCAGCCGCTCAGCCGTGATCCCCATCGACGCGTAGGCCTCCGGCCAGGAGGCGATGAGGCCCGGGTTGGCGCTGTACTTGTTGCCGCCCATGGGGATCATGGACATGCTCTCGGTCCCCCCGGCGATGATGCAGTCGGCGAAACCGGCCATGATGCGGTCCGCCGCCGAGGCGATGGTCTGCAACCCGGAAGAGCAGAAACGGTTCACTGTCTGGCAGGGGACCTGGTAGGGGATGCCCGCCTTGAAGGCGGCGATGCGCGCCACGTTCATCCCCTGCTCCCCTTCCGGAAAGGCGCAGCCGATGATGACGTCCTCGATGAGCGCAGGGTCGACTGCGGTCCGTTCGACCAGCCCCCTGATGGCGGCGGCGGCAAGGTCGTCGGGGCGGACATCCTTCAGCTTCCCCTTGTAGGCCTTGGTGGCCGGCGTGCGCACGGCTTCTACGATATATGCTGCTCGCATGGTGGTGCTCCTTTGATGACTTCGGTTGCTCCGGCAAGTTCCCTTCCCCCCCCCCGGCCCTCCCCAGGCTCTACCCCTGAGGAGGAAGCTGAGGTCACTTCCCCCACCTCAGGGAGCTGAGGTCACACCCCCCCCTGAGTAGGGAGCTAGTTCCTGAGCGGTCTACCCTTTTTCAACATGTGCTGGATGCGCTCCTGGGTCTTTTTTTGACCGCAGAATTTGAGGAAGGTCTCACGCTCGAGATCGAGCAGAAACTCCTCTGTGATCATGGTCCCGCCCGGGAGGTCGCCGCCGGTGATGACGTCGGCTATGCCCGAGGCGAGGTAGTGATCGTAACCGGATATGAAGCCTCCCTGTTCCAGGTTCCAGAGCTGGCTCTTTATGCTGGCGGCGATGCTACGCCCCGGTGCTTTTACTGCCGTCTCTGGTCTGCCCGGGCGGTAGTTAGCCGCAAGGGAGATCGCCTTCAGCTTGGCGTCATGGATGCGGCGGTCCAGGGCGAGGGTGATGCCGTCGCCGGGGCGCATGAGCCCCATGGCCTTCAATTCGGTGGCGGAGCCGCTCACCCTGGCCATGGCGATGTTCTGGTAGTTCTTGATGAGAAACGGGGTGACGTCGGCGCCGTTGGCCTCGGCGAGCCGGACCGCCCTGAGTGCCATTTCCTTGGTGCCGCCGCCGGCGGGGATGAGCCCGACTCCGATCTCGACGAGCCCCATGTAGGTTTCGGCGTGGGCGTTGATGGCGTCGGCATGGAGGCAGGTCTCGCACCCTCCCCCCATGACCAGACTGTGGGGAGCGGCGACCACCGGGATGCGGGAATACTTGATCGCCATCATGGCGCGCTGGAACGATTTCACGGTGAGGTTCAGATCGTCCCAGGCTCCTTCGGCGCAGGCCATGGCGATCAGCATCAGGTTCGCCCCGGCCGAGAAGAGGCTTCCCTCGTTGGCGATCACCATGCCGATGCCGTCGGACTCGCTGCGGCGTAGCCCTTTCTGGATCATGCTCAGGGTGTCAGCGCCGATGGTGTTCATCTTGGAGTGGAATTCGAGGCAGAAGATGCCGTCGCCGATGTCGATGAGCGAGGCTGCCGCATTCTTTTCGACGACGCCGCCGGCACTCTTCAAAAGGGTGAGCGAGACCTGGCCGCGGGTAAGCGACACCTCGCGGTACTTCTTGTCGATGACGCTGTAGAAGTAGCGCTTCCCCTGCTCCACACGGTAGAAGCTGTCCACCTCGCGCAGAAACTGCGGTACCTGGACGCCGTCGCGGTCGGCGCGGGCCACGAAGGAGGCGACGCCCAGGGCGTCCAGGAGTTCGAAGGGGCCGAGGTCCCAGTTGTACCCCCACTTCATGGCGTTGTCCACGTTGACCACGTCATCCGCGATCTCCGGGATCCGTTTCGCGGTGTAGATCAGGGTGTCGCGCAGCGTCCTCCAGGCGAAGTCGGCGGCCTTGTCGCTTCCCTGAAGCAGCGTCTTCACCCGGGTGCCCGGGTCGTCGACCTGTTTTGCGGCCCCTACCGAGGCGAATTTCGGGGAGACGCAGTCGCGGTAGGCGCCCGTTTCCGGGTCGTAGCAGAGTTTGACGCTGGCGCCGTCCACGCTCTCCCGCTTGAAGAAGCCCCCCTTCCCTTTCTTGCCGGTCAGCCCTTCTGCGACCATGCGGCGCGTGCTTTCCGGGACCCGGAACAGTTCCCGCTCGTCGTCGCCGGTCAAAAGCTGGTAGCTGTTGTCCATGACCCGCACCACCGTGTCGATCCCCACCAGGTCCCAGAGGGCAAAGGTGGCGGTTTTGGGGCGGGCCAGGGCCTGGCCGGTGATTACGTCGGCCTCCTCCACGGTGAGTCCCATCTCAACCATGTGCCGCCAGGTGGCGGCGCCGGCGTAGGTGCCGATGCGGTTGGCGATGAAGTTGGGGGTGTCCTTGGCGAACACCACCCCCTTGCCCAGCCGCTTGTCCAGGAAGGAGGCCATGCTGCGCAGCAGGTTGGGATCGGTTTCCCGGCAGGGGACCATCTCCATCAGGCGCATGTAGCGCGGCGGGTTGAAGAAGTGGGTCACCATGAAGCGGCGCCTGACGTCCGCCGGGAGCGCCTGCGCCAGCTCATTCACGGAAAGCCCGCTGGTGTTGCTGGAGAGGATAGCGCTCTCATTGAGGTTCGGGACCACGTGCTCCAGGAAGAGCCGCTTCTTCACCTCGAGGTTTTCCAGCACCACCTCGATGACCCAGTCGCACTCCCCGAGCCGGTGGCTGTCGTCATCGAAGTTGCCGGTCTCGATCCAGTCGGCGTACTCCGGAGCGTAGAGGGGGGCGGGCCTGCTTTTAACCAGGGCCGCGAGCGCCTGGTCGGCGATCAGGTTGCGCAGCGCTTTGTCCTGCGATCCCTTGGCTTGTTCCGGCACCAGGTCGAAAAGCAGGACCTCTATGCCCGCATTGGCGAGATGCGCGGCGATGGCCGCGCCCATGACACCGGCACCCAACACGGCAACCTTGTTCATCTGTTTCATCATTTCCTCCGTCTCCGGACGCGGCGTCAGTTCTCCGCGACGGTATACATCCGCTCTATCTTATCCTTATAACGTTCAGAAATCACCCGCCTTTTGACCTTGAGGGTCGGGGTGAGCTCCCCCGATTCCAGGGTAAAGTCGCGCGGCAGCAGCACGAAGTTCTTGATGGTCTCGTAATGGGCCAGCTCGGCGTTGACCGCCTCGACCCGCTGCCGGTACAGTTCGAGGACCGGATCGTGCACCACCAGCTCCTCGAGGTCCGTATAGGCGATCCGCCTCTCCTGGGCGAATTCCAGCAGTTTCTCCAGGGTCGGCACGAGGAGCGCGGTCAGGTAGGGCCTCTTATCCCCGTAGACGTAGGCCTGGGAGATGTACTTGTCCCTTTTCAGCAGGTTCTCGATGGGCTGTGGCGCGATGTTCTTGCCGCCGGCGGTGACGATCAGGTCTTTTTTGCGATCCGTGATCACCACGAACCCCTCCTCGATGCGCCCGATGTCGCCGGTCCTCAGCCAGCCGTCGCTGAAGGCCTCCCGGGTCCCTGCCTCGTCCTTGTAGTAGCCGAGCATGACCTGGGGGCCGCGCACCAGGAGTTCCCCGTCCTCGGCCACGCGGAAATCCGTCTGGCCAAGCGGGGTTCCCACGCTGCCGAAGCGCAGTTGCCCGAAGGTGTTGTTGCAGACGACGGGGCTCGTTTCGGTGAGTCCGTAACCCTCCAGGATGGGCACCCCGATGCTCCAGAAGAACTCGTTGATCTCGCGATCGAGGGGAGCGCCGCCGCTGGAACAGAATTTGAGGTTGTTCCCGAAACGCTCCCTGAGCTTGCTGAAGACCACCCGATCGGCGACGGCGTGCTGAATCGCCAGCCAAAGCGGGACTTTCTTCTCGATGTACCTCGCGTGGACGTACCTGCGTCCGATGGAGAGCACCGTCCCGAAAAGCTTCCTCTTGTACAGGGAAAGCTGGTGCACGTGCTCGTAGATGCGCGAGTGGATCTTCTCGAAGAGCCTGGGCACGCAGACCATGATGGTAGGCTGGATCTCCAGCATGTTCTCCGCTATCTTCTCGATGCTGTCGGCGAAGGCGATCATCGCACCCCGGGCGATGGGGAGGTAGTATCCGGTGCAGCGCTCGAGGACGTGGCTTAGCGGCAGAAAGCTCAGGAATACTTCGCCCTCCTGCACCGCCGCCTTTTCGATGGTGGCGAACACGTCGAAGAGGATATTCCGGTGCGAGAGCATCACCCCCTTGGGAACGCCGGTGGTCCCCGAGGTGTAGATGATGGTCATCAGCGACTCCGGCTCGATGGCGTCGATGACCGCGTACAGCTCTTCCCGCTCCTGGTCGGAGATCGGGTCGTCTATCTCGGAGAGCTGGTAGAACGTGGTGAGAGGAAGGGATGGCTCACCAAGGAAGCGCTCAAAGGAAACCACAAGTTCCACCATGGGAATGGCATCCTTGATCTTGAGCAGCTTGCGGTACTGTGACTTCCCGGAGATGAAGACGATGCGCGCATCGCCGTGGTTCAGGGTGTATTCGACCTGCTCGGGGGAGTTGGTGGCGTAGACCGGGACGGTGACCGCGCCGGCGCAGAGGATACCCATGTCGGCGATGACCCAGCCGACGCGATTCTCGGAGAGGATGGCGACCTTGTCGCCGGGCTTGATGCCGAGCTTGCGCAGGCCGCGCGCAACCATGAGGGCGCGAGTGAAGAACTGGGAGTAGCTCAGGGTGACCCAGTTTCCCTGCTTCCTGTACTTCACCGCCAGCCTCGCGTCCAGCCGGTTTGCCTGGTGCCTTAGCAGGTCGGGTATTGAGCGAAATGGCACCTTTTCCACGACGGACTCCAATCAAAGCAAGAAACAATGTCTATCTGTACTTAAAAGATAGTACATGCCTTGCATAATACAAGAGTGACAAAGCTTTCTGACGAAAAATGACTGGCATTGGAACAAACCGCCAATTCACAGACAGATGATACTCGTCGCACAGGAATAGTTTGACATGCCACGGGCCGGTCAATATTATCCTCCTGCTAAAATTGCACAACCATCGGCGGTAAAAAACGAGTTTACGCTATGCCAACTTCAGCTGGAAAGACTGTTGCCTGGATGAGTTGCTTTAGGAAATTAGCTGTCACACAAGGAGTTAGCCGTGATCGAAGCCATGATATCTGAAATGGAAGCTGCATTTTGCAAGGGAGTCTTTGCTGCTGAGACAATCTTTCTTTTCAACCTGGAAAAGGAAACCGTGACCATCGTGGTCGGTCCCGACGGTTACCGCGTGGTCATGGGGACGACACCGGAGCCCGCCGACTGCGAGTGCAGCACCGGCGCCGGGATGTTCAAAAGGATCTGGTACGACGGGTACCGGCCGGGAATCATGGATTTCCTCGGCGGTGCGATCCGGTGCGACAACCCGTTGCTGCTGCCAGGCTTCCTGAAGGCTTTCGGCCGCTAGCCGCTAGCCCGGCGTCGTCACCGGGCGCTCCGACGGGCCAGCATCCCCTCGAACTCGGCCGCTGGCAGCGGCCTGCCGATGAGGTCCCCCTGCACCTCGTCGCAGCCGTAGTTCTGCATAAGCTCCAGCTGCTCGGGCCTTTCCACCCCCACCGCGTTCACGGTCAGCTTCAGGCTGTGCGACATGCAGATCATGGCGGTCACGACGTCGAGGTTGTCCGGGTTTTCCAGGTTCCTGATGAAGCTGCGGTCGATCTTGAGCTTGGCGATGGGAAGCTGCCGGATCCGCTGCAGGGACGAGGAGCCGACGCCGAAGTCGTCGACGCAGAAAGCGACCCCCGCTTCGGTGAGCCGGAGCATGTTCTGCCGCGACGAGGCGCCGTTTTCCATGATGGCGCGCTCGGGGATCTCCATTTGCAGGGTCCCCGCTTTCATGCCGGTTTCCGAGAGCGCGGTCAGTGTCTGTTCGAGGAAATGGGGCTGGTGAAATTCCCTGTTGGAGAGATTGACCGCCAGTGAGAGGTCGAACCCTCCGTCCTGCCACAGTTTCATCTGTGCGCAGGCGTGGTGTATGACCCATTCCCCGATCGGCACGATGACGCCGGTTTCCTCTGCGACCCCGATGAATTGCTCCGGCAGCAGGAGCCCCCGCTCCGGATGGTGCCAGCGCAACAGGGCCTCTGCCGCGATGATGCGCCCGTTACCCAGACTGAGGGCCGGCTGGTAGAGCAGTTGCAACTCCCCTTTGGAAACCGCCTCGCGCAGCTGCCTTTCCAGGTTCTGACGGTTCACGGTGCGCGCGTTGATCTCGCTGTTGTAGAACTGGTAGCTGTTCCCCCGGTTCTGCTTGACGGCGTACATGGCGCCGTCCGCCTTTTGCAGCAGTTCCTCGCAGCTCTCGCCGTCGGCGGGGAACATGCTGATCCCGACGCTCGTTCCCACCTTCACCTCGACTCCCTCCAGACGAAACGGCGCCTGGAATACACCCACTATCTTGTTCACCACCGTCCCGACATCGTCCGCCTGAGCCAGGTCAGGCATGAGGACGTTGAACTCGTCGCCTCCTATGCGCGCCACCGTATCTGACTCGCGTACGCATTTTTTAAGCCGCTGCGCCACCGACTGCAGCAGCTGGTCGCCCGCCGCGTGGCCGAGCGTGTCGTTGATCTGCTTGAAATGGTCCAGGTCCAGGAAGAGGACGGCCAGGTGCTTACGGTTGCGGCGTGCCTGCGCAAGCTCAAGCGCGAGGAAATCCATGAAGAGCTTGCGGTTGGGGAGATCGGTCAGGGGGTCGTGCTGCGCCTGGTGCCGTATCACCTGTTCCAGCCGCTTTCGCTCGCTGATGTCCTTGAACAGGGTGAGCAGGAAGGGGCTCCCCTCTATTTCGATGCAGTCCGCCGATACCAGTCCCTCCAGTTCCTGGCCCGACTTCGCCCGGAAACGCACCTCGAGGTCGCGCACGGTTCCCTTCTCGGACAGTTCGAAAAGGAGCGCCCCGGGCTGGCCCTCGTCGAGCCACAACCCAAGTTCCTCGCCGCTGCGGCCGATCACCTCTTCACGGTCGAACCCGAGCACCCGGAGAAACGCTTCGTTCACCTCGACCAGCCTCCCGTCGGCGAGGCTCGCGATGCTCAAAAGGTCTGGAGTGGCATGAAAGATGGTGGAGAAGCGCCGTTCGGAGGCGCGCAGCGCCGCCACCTGCTGCGCCACCAGCCGTCTCAGGGTGAGCTTTTCCCCCACCCGATCCAGCACCCGGAAAAGCTCCGGATAGTTCACCGGCTTCAAGATGTAGTGGTCCATACCGACTTCGACGGCGTTTATGAGGTATGATGTCTCGCTGTGGGCGGTTACCGCCACGATGGTGGCGTCGGG
Encoded here:
- a CDS encoding GntR family transcriptional regulator; amino-acid sequence: MRKTCQMVEKALVDGMLSGEFKPGRPLLSERDLAARFEVSRATVREALQKLQDAGWISVQQRHCTIVKDFWSQGDLEILSSITRNSEPFPYDLATHLLELRVQFAPDYARRAVENDAAGLAAVLRKAEKLRNCSSALVKFDWELHLAMAVMSGNRIYPLMLNSFAGVYSKLRSALFSKDKHRLQLRDYYRELLAAANAGNSLLAENITRGAMMLRLSDFKLYFGSLAQDCPAPA
- a CDS encoding sensor histidine kinase, producing MEVPISNKGRKAGTRNSSGSGGGSDGAKRNGSRSGQQEGGGQPEELGGDCERRLADAQRELGRLNEELARQKASADNLGRELETFSYSVSHDLRAPLRHLIGFSNALLEDYGEGLEPTAHSYLDCIVRAGRKMEALVDALLALSRIGRQDMTLLNLDLSQMANSYAACIREADPGRKVTFSIPERLPAHGDAVLLRTALEHLLENAWKFTARKESATIELGSRKDGDEVVYFVRDNGAGFDMRFADRLFGPFQRMHREEEFPGMGIGLAIVQRIINRHCGRIWAEAEVNEGATFYFTLGS
- a CDS encoding acyl-CoA dehydrogenase family protein produces the protein MAARIFKGAEFLITETGKDEIFVPEDFTDEQRQIGATTEQFVANEVIPAREEIEHQNFEKVVQLLRRCGELGLLMIDVPEEYGGLELDKATSMLAAEKISGSGSFSVAYSAHSGIGTLPLVYYGTEDQKSRYLNKLTSGEWIAAYCLTEPDSGSDALGAKASAMLSADGSHYILNGTKQFTTNGSIADLYTVFAKVDKEHFTAFLVERTMEGVSVGPEEKKMGIKGSSTTQVILDNVKVPAANVLGEIGKGHKIAFNVLNIGRFKLGAAVTGSAKFALADGVKYAVLRKQFGRPIASFGAIQEKLADMAADIFASEALVYRLAGLIDDRLATIPKETANYYDAYQKGIEEYAMECAIAKVFCSEMLAFVADQVVQIHGGYGFIQEYPAERYYRDERINRIFEGTNEINRLLIPGTLLTRALKGEIPLQREAMKALDALTTPSFDEPDDTVPFAAEKALLSGLKQLFLVVAGSAAQKYQARIKDEQEILMALADVVINLFAMESAVLRAEKILPRLSETKREAVSAAVRSFCFTANEKTASAARKAAFYCEEGDTLAVLLGAVRRFTRYNAVGLLQDKRILAQAVIEAEKYPF
- a CDS encoding acetyl-CoA C-acyltransferase: MRAAYIVEAVRTPATKAYKGKLKDVRPDDLAAAAIRGLVERTAVDPALIEDVIIGCAFPEGEQGMNVARIAAFKAGIPYQVPCQTVNRFCSSGLQTIASAADRIMAGFADCIIAGGTESMSMIPMGGNKYSANPGLIASWPEAYASMGITAERLVDRYRISREDQDSFALASHQKAARAITEGTFAEETVAVPAQFCSLNRGKLQCREEKIDADDGVRGDTTMEALAKLKPAFKADGTVTAGNSSQMTDGAAAALVVSEDFLKRTGMKPLARFVCFAVRGVPPEIMGIGPVEAVPAALKMAGLTQDRLDLIELNEAFAVQALACMGELGLDPARVNVHGGAIALGHPLGCTGTKLTATLLHEMRRRGSRYGMVTMCIGGGMGAAGVFELS
- a CDS encoding 3-hydroxyacyl-CoA dehydrogenase/enoyl-CoA hydratase family protein, whose product is MKQMNKVAVLGAGVMGAAIAAHLANAGIEVLLFDLVPEQAKGSQDKALRNLIADQALAALVKSRPAPLYAPEYADWIETGNFDDDSHRLGECDWVIEVVLENLEVKKRLFLEHVVPNLNESAILSSNTSGLSVNELAQALPADVRRRFMVTHFFNPPRYMRLMEMVPCRETDPNLLRSMASFLDKRLGKGVVFAKDTPNFIANRIGTYAGAATWRHMVEMGLTVEEADVITGQALARPKTATFALWDLVGIDTVVRVMDNSYQLLTGDDERELFRVPESTRRMVAEGLTGKKGKGGFFKRESVDGASVKLCYDPETGAYRDCVSPKFASVGAAKQVDDPGTRVKTLLQGSDKAADFAWRTLRDTLIYTAKRIPEIADDVVNVDNAMKWGYNWDLGPFELLDALGVASFVARADRDGVQVPQFLREVDSFYRVEQGKRYFYSVIDKKYREVSLTRGQVSLTLLKSAGGVVEKNAAASLIDIGDGIFCLEFHSKMNTIGADTLSMIQKGLRRSESDGIGMVIANEGSLFSAGANLMLIAMACAEGAWDDLNLTVKSFQRAMMAIKYSRIPVVAAPHSLVMGGGCETCLHADAINAHAETYMGLVEIGVGLIPAGGGTKEMALRAVRLAEANGADVTPFLIKNYQNIAMARVSGSATELKAMGLMRPGDGITLALDRRIHDAKLKAISLAANYRPGRPETAVKAPGRSIAASIKSQLWNLEQGGFISGYDHYLASGIADVITGGDLPGGTMITEEFLLDLERETFLKFCGQKKTQERIQHMLKKGRPLRN
- a CDS encoding AMP-dependent synthetase/ligase, yielding MEKVPFRSIPDLLRHQANRLDARLAVKYRKQGNWVTLSYSQFFTRALMVARGLRKLGIKPGDKVAILSENRVGWVIADMGILCAGAVTVPVYATNSPEQVEYTLNHGDARIVFISGKSQYRKLLKIKDAIPMVELVVSFERFLGEPSLPLTTFYQLSEIDDPISDQEREELYAVIDAIEPESLMTIIYTSGTTGVPKGVMLSHRNILFDVFATIEKAAVQEGEVFLSFLPLSHVLERCTGYYLPIARGAMIAFADSIEKIAENMLEIQPTIMVCVPRLFEKIHSRIYEHVHQLSLYKRKLFGTVLSIGRRYVHARYIEKKVPLWLAIQHAVADRVVFSKLRERFGNNLKFCSSGGAPLDREINEFFWSIGVPILEGYGLTETSPVVCNNTFGQLRFGSVGTPLGQTDFRVAEDGELLVRGPQVMLGYYKDEAGTREAFSDGWLRTGDIGRIEEGFVVITDRKKDLIVTAGGKNIAPQPIENLLKRDKYISQAYVYGDKRPYLTALLVPTLEKLLEFAQERRIAYTDLEELVVHDPVLELYRQRVEAVNAELAHYETIKNFVLLPRDFTLESGELTPTLKVKRRVISERYKDKIERMYTVAEN
- a CDS encoding putative bifunctional diguanylate cyclase/phosphodiesterase, producing the protein MEQPRQRFKDASLLLVEDEIEARDMLARMLALNYPEARIYTADDGRSGLELYRLYQPDVIITDINMPQMNGIAMAREIKQIDPDATIVAVTAHSETSYLINAVEVGMDHYILKPVNYPELFRVLDRVGEKLTLRRLVAQQVAALRASERRFSTIFHATPDLLSIASLADGRLVEVNEAFLRVLGFDREEVIGRSGEELGLWLDEGQPGALLFELSEKGTVRDLEVRFRAKSGQELEGLVSADCIEIEGSPFLLTLFKDISERKRLEQVIRHQAQHDPLTDLPNRKLFMDFLALELAQARRNRKHLAVLFLDLDHFKQINDTLGHAAGDQLLQSVAQRLKKCVRESDTVARIGGDEFNVLMPDLAQADDVGTVVNKIVGVFQAPFRLEGVEVKVGTSVGISMFPADGESCEELLQKADGAMYAVKQNRGNSYQFYNSEINARTVNRQNLERQLREAVSKGELQLLYQPALSLGNGRIIAAEALLRWHHPERGLLLPEQFIGVAEETGVIVPIGEWVIHHACAQMKLWQDGGFDLSLAVNLSNREFHQPHFLEQTLTALSETGMKAGTLQMEIPERAIMENGASSRQNMLRLTEAGVAFCVDDFGVGSSSLQRIRQLPIAKLKIDRSFIRNLENPDNLDVVTAMICMSHSLKLTVNAVGVERPEQLELMQNYGCDEVQGDLIGRPLPAAEFEGMLARRSAR